A region from the Candidatus Electrothrix scaldis genome encodes:
- a CDS encoding TraB/GumN family protein, producing MPETPFPSKEYSDDVAVIQHENKTILLVGTAHISQQSADLVKEVIEQETPDTVCIELDEKRYAALSNPQQWENLDLKQIIRKKQLSTLLVNLVLASYQKKLGGKLGIQPGTELLTAAKTAETHEIPVELCDRDVRITLRRAWKATSWWKKFYMMATLLASLFDDTELDEEKLAELRRNDVLSELMNEIGTALPAAKEALIDERDIFMAEKIKQAEGKRIVAVVGAGHMGGIKRVFPEDNKGRMEEINTIPPISKGWKALGWSIPAAILLSLGIIGFRQGAGEAGANALYWILANGIPSAIGGMIALAHPATILAAFVGAPITSLTPVIGAGYVCAFVQVMTCPPVVKEFEGVSGDIMTFRGWWRNKLLRIFLVFIMTGFGSSIGTWVGGYRIFTNLFA from the coding sequence ATGCCCGAAACACCTTTTCCAAGCAAAGAGTATTCCGATGATGTTGCTGTTATTCAGCATGAGAATAAAACTATCCTTCTGGTTGGAACGGCTCATATCTCCCAACAGTCTGCCGATCTGGTCAAAGAGGTTATTGAGCAGGAAACCCCGGACACCGTCTGCATCGAACTGGACGAGAAGCGCTATGCCGCCTTGTCCAACCCCCAGCAATGGGAAAACCTGGACCTGAAGCAGATCATCCGTAAAAAACAGCTTTCCACCCTGCTGGTCAATCTGGTTCTGGCCTCTTACCAGAAAAAACTGGGTGGCAAGCTCGGCATCCAACCGGGAACTGAGCTGCTCACAGCAGCAAAGACGGCAGAAACCCACGAAATTCCGGTTGAGCTCTGTGACCGGGATGTACGCATCACCTTGCGCCGGGCCTGGAAAGCGACTTCCTGGTGGAAAAAATTCTACATGATGGCAACCTTGCTGGCTTCGCTTTTTGATGATACCGAGCTGGATGAAGAGAAGCTCGCAGAACTACGCCGCAACGATGTCCTCTCCGAGCTGATGAATGAGATCGGCACGGCCCTGCCAGCTGCCAAAGAGGCCCTGATTGATGAGCGGGATATCTTTATGGCGGAAAAAATCAAGCAGGCAGAGGGAAAACGGATTGTTGCTGTTGTCGGCGCAGGTCATATGGGGGGAATTAAGCGGGTCTTCCCGGAAGATAATAAGGGCAGAATGGAAGAGATCAACACAATCCCACCGATCTCTAAGGGCTGGAAGGCCCTTGGCTGGTCTATTCCTGCGGCAATCCTGCTCTCTCTGGGGATCATCGGCTTTCGCCAGGGCGCAGGTGAGGCTGGAGCCAATGCCCTGTACTGGATTCTGGCCAACGGTATTCCTTCCGCCATTGGCGGCATGATCGCCCTTGCCCATCCTGCCACGATCCTTGCCGCCTTTGTCGGGGCTCCAATCACCAGTCTGACGCCGGTCATCGGGGCGGGGTATGTCTGTGCCTTTGTTCAGGTGATGACCTGTCCACCGGTGGTCAAAGAATTTGAAGGGGTATCCGGCGATATTATGACCTTCCGTGGTTGGTGGCGTAACAAACTGCTTCGCATCTTTCTGGTCTTTATCATGACCGGCTTCGGATCATCTATAGGCACCTGGGTCGGCGGATACCGGATTTTTACTAACCTCTTCGCCTAA
- a CDS encoding glutamate synthase-related protein, translating to MKTYRCSVCGYLHSGGLDFYFCPRCNATADLFMDYTTLDRDKPGNWDIRTVRMIKEMAETGESCREGKGSSRVFQNMDNLLFRPAMIARLPLAENIPVSTEVVLGKIAQQPVILKTPILNAAMSYGALSREAKMALALASSHAGTIANTGEGGMLDEERELAEYITLQYAPGRFGVKRERLLLADMVEIKLAQGAHPGTGALLPAANVSVDIAATRRIPIGEAASSPAVHVDIRGAGELSEKILELRELTQGKPIALKIAGGHVEEDLKAIFSQQYIPDVLVIDGGEGGTGSASVIMKDHVGLPLVYALPKVADFLRREELSHRVTLIAAGGIRHAGDVAKALALGAEGVYMGGALKIALGCTYLRQCHLGNCPHGIATQDKKLRKQLDVEQGAQRIARFIKAATEEVQDIARSCGKDSVHALDRSDLAALHPDLACIAGVEMA from the coding sequence ATGAAGACCTATCGCTGCTCGGTCTGTGGTTATCTGCATTCAGGAGGCCTTGATTTTTATTTTTGTCCGCGCTGTAATGCCACAGCTGATCTCTTTATGGATTATACGACCCTTGATCGGGATAAACCGGGAAACTGGGATATCAGGACCGTGCGAATGATTAAGGAGATGGCTGAAACCGGGGAGTCGTGTCGGGAAGGGAAGGGGAGCTCGCGGGTTTTTCAGAATATGGATAATCTGCTTTTTCGGCCTGCCATGATTGCCCGCTTACCTCTTGCAGAGAATATTCCGGTGAGCACAGAAGTGGTTCTTGGGAAAATTGCCCAGCAGCCTGTTATTCTCAAAACACCGATCCTCAATGCCGCGATGTCTTACGGAGCCCTGAGCCGAGAAGCTAAGATGGCTCTGGCCCTGGCCTCGTCCCACGCCGGAACCATAGCCAATACCGGAGAGGGTGGGATGCTGGATGAGGAACGGGAGCTTGCTGAGTATATCACCCTGCAATATGCCCCTGGCCGTTTCGGGGTGAAACGGGAGCGTTTACTGCTGGCGGATATGGTGGAGATAAAACTTGCCCAGGGTGCGCATCCTGGCACAGGTGCCCTCTTGCCAGCAGCAAATGTCAGTGTGGATATAGCGGCCACCCGGAGAATCCCCATTGGAGAGGCAGCCAGCTCGCCTGCGGTACATGTGGACATACGGGGGGCAGGCGAACTGTCAGAAAAGATCCTTGAATTGCGGGAGCTCACTCAGGGGAAACCCATTGCCTTGAAAATAGCTGGAGGTCATGTCGAGGAAGACCTCAAGGCTATCTTTAGCCAGCAGTATATCCCTGATGTCCTGGTTATTGATGGGGGGGAAGGGGGAACTGGTTCTGCCTCGGTTATCATGAAAGATCATGTGGGGCTTCCTTTGGTTTATGCCCTGCCTAAAGTCGCTGATTTCCTGCGGAGGGAAGAGCTCTCGCACCGGGTGACCCTGATCGCAGCTGGAGGAATCCGCCATGCCGGAGATGTGGCAAAGGCTCTTGCTCTGGGAGCTGAAGGAGTCTACATGGGCGGAGCCTTGAAGATTGCTCTCGGGTGTACCTATCTGCGGCAGTGCCATCTTGGTAATTGTCCGCATGGTATTGCTACCCAGGATAAAAAATTGCGTAAGCAGCTTGATGTGGAGCAGGGCGCACAGCGTATTGCTCGGTTTATCAAGGCAGCAACAGAAGAGGTACAGGATATAGCCCGAAGCTGCGGTAAGGATTCAGTCCATGCCCTTGATCGAAGCGATTTGGCTGCCTTGCATCCAGATCTGGCATGCATTGCCGGTGTGGAAATGGCCTGA
- a CDS encoding ASKHA domain-containing protein, with protein sequence MIDVEFFLKEQGVGSGDEVMNGEQQEYTVTFLPSGRTSKVPAGTELLHAARKVGLHVNASCGGAGVCGKCQVIIEEGSILGGKSEKISAESFAQGYRQACSAQVCEDVTVRVPESSSREKGGLGTEIPQRNYARRHVFDMDELKQGGGWAPSVEKVCIELLSPTEQDNRADAGRLLQALSAQYGRKCEIKSLTLLQKMSKALRQENFRATATLEVPVIPAKSTARYRFLDIQPGYQCHRNFGLAFDIGTTTVYGVLIDLETGKFLAEASCYNPQMSYGEDVISRIICAEKPDGLELMQKLVIDAMNQLIAEMLEKAIPSERIGEAPVARDEINSVSIAGNTTMTHLLLHMDPSSIRRSPYVPTTTFFPSFRAREIGLQLSETCASLVYPTISSYVGGDIVAGVMASGMYSSKLLTLFIDVGTNAEIVIGNRDWLACAACSAGPAFEGGGITHGIRAVEGAISDFSLHPETLEPMNVTEGGKAPIGICGSGLLIIVATLFEHGVLNQSGKFNPLAHPRIREGRSGREYVLAWENECAADHDIVINEVDIENFIRAKGAIFAGITTVLEQVGLQVSDLERIILAGGFGSYIDLDSAMSVGLLPEVDPEKILYLGNGSLTGSWMCELSNHIRRDVVEVVRKMTSFELSEVPGFKDQYMASMFLPHTDLTLFPGAAARKRKKER encoded by the coding sequence TTGATTGATGTTGAATTTTTTCTTAAAGAACAGGGTGTAGGCAGCGGAGACGAAGTGATGAACGGCGAGCAGCAGGAGTATACAGTTACCTTTCTACCAAGTGGCAGAACAAGCAAAGTGCCAGCAGGAACCGAGTTGCTGCATGCTGCACGAAAGGTCGGTTTACACGTAAATGCCTCCTGCGGCGGTGCAGGAGTCTGCGGTAAATGCCAGGTTATTATCGAGGAAGGTTCTATTCTTGGCGGGAAAAGTGAAAAAATATCGGCTGAGTCATTTGCCCAGGGATATCGGCAGGCCTGTAGTGCTCAAGTCTGTGAAGATGTCACGGTGCGTGTTCCTGAGTCCAGTAGTCGGGAGAAAGGTGGGTTGGGCACGGAGATTCCCCAGCGGAACTATGCCCGCAGGCATGTCTTTGACATGGATGAGCTCAAGCAGGGAGGTGGTTGGGCGCCCTCGGTGGAAAAGGTCTGCATAGAGCTCCTGTCGCCAACAGAGCAGGATAACCGAGCTGATGCCGGGCGTCTGTTGCAGGCCCTGTCTGCACAATATGGAAGGAAATGTGAGATCAAGAGCCTGACCCTCTTGCAGAAAATGAGCAAGGCCCTGCGGCAGGAAAATTTTCGGGCCACCGCCACCCTTGAGGTTCCGGTTATTCCGGCTAAGTCGACTGCCCGGTATCGATTTTTGGACATCCAGCCGGGCTATCAATGTCACCGGAATTTTGGGCTGGCCTTTGATATCGGGACCACAACGGTTTACGGAGTGCTGATTGACCTGGAGACCGGGAAATTCCTTGCCGAGGCCTCCTGTTATAATCCGCAGATGAGCTATGGAGAGGATGTAATATCCAGGATTATCTGTGCAGAAAAGCCCGATGGTCTGGAGCTGATGCAAAAGCTGGTGATAGATGCCATGAATCAGCTCATTGCCGAGATGCTGGAAAAGGCCATTCCCTCGGAGCGAATCGGTGAAGCTCCTGTGGCACGGGATGAGATCAATTCTGTTTCCATTGCGGGTAATACCACCATGACCCATCTGCTCCTGCATATGGATCCGAGTAGTATCCGTCGTTCTCCCTATGTGCCGACCACAACTTTTTTCCCTTCGTTTCGCGCTCGTGAGATAGGTCTGCAGCTTTCTGAAACCTGTGCTTCTTTGGTTTATCCTACTATTTCCAGCTATGTGGGCGGAGACATCGTGGCTGGGGTTATGGCCTCAGGTATGTACAGCTCAAAACTCCTGACCTTATTCATTGATGTAGGCACTAATGCGGAAATAGTGATCGGTAACCGGGACTGGTTAGCCTGTGCTGCCTGTTCTGCTGGCCCAGCCTTTGAAGGCGGTGGTATTACCCACGGAATCAGGGCCGTGGAAGGGGCGATCAGTGATTTCAGTCTCCATCCCGAAACCCTGGAACCGATGAATGTCACTGAAGGGGGCAAGGCTCCCATAGGCATCTGCGGCTCGGGTCTGCTTATCATCGTGGCCACTCTGTTTGAGCATGGTGTGCTGAATCAGAGCGGAAAATTCAATCCGTTGGCGCATCCCCGTATTCGGGAAGGACGAAGCGGGCGAGAGTATGTGCTGGCCTGGGAGAATGAATGCGCTGCGGATCATGATATCGTGATCAACGAGGTGGATATAGAGAATTTTATCCGGGCCAAGGGCGCTATTTTTGCCGGGATTACGACGGTTCTTGAGCAGGTTGGCTTGCAGGTCAGTGACTTGGAACGAATTATTCTTGCAGGCGGCTTTGGTTCCTATATTGACCTTGATAGTGCCATGAGTGTCGGCTTGCTGCCGGAAGTGGACCCGGAGAAGATTCTCTACCTGGGCAATGGTTCGCTGACAGGAAGTTGGATGTGTGAGCTTTCCAATCATATTCGCCGGGATGTGGTCGAGGTGGTGCGCAAGATGACCAGTTTTGAGCTCTCCGAAGTTCCTGGTTTTAAGGACCAATACATGGCTTCTATGTTCTTGCCCCATACGGATTTGACCTTGTTTCCCGGTGCAGCAGCACGGAAGAGAAAAAAAGAGAGGTGA
- a CDS encoding TetR/AcrR family transcriptional regulator produces MAGLREQKKKATRAAIMEAAITLFGERGYESTSVSALAKAAGIGKGTIYSYFTSKNEILLAFCEEELAFIHDEIREKLDPNAPLAEKMLLVLMSEFRFVTKNKEFGRTLLRELTFPKEITIEKSRLIEDRFLDLFINIFKEGQKKGQLRNDIELIVTSGHFYALYLMALSAWYSGRLHTEEDVNESLALLIEQTLIGLTPRSVAPSS; encoded by the coding sequence ATGGCAGGATTACGGGAACAAAAGAAAAAGGCAACCAGAGCCGCAATCATGGAGGCGGCAATCACGCTGTTCGGTGAGCGAGGCTACGAAAGCACCAGTGTTTCCGCCTTGGCAAAAGCCGCAGGCATAGGAAAAGGCACTATTTATTCATACTTTACCTCGAAGAATGAAATCCTTCTGGCCTTCTGCGAAGAAGAGTTGGCCTTTATCCATGATGAGATCCGGGAAAAACTCGACCCCAATGCACCTTTGGCAGAAAAAATGCTACTGGTCCTGATGAGCGAATTCCGTTTTGTAACAAAAAACAAAGAATTCGGGCGTACCCTACTCAGGGAGTTAACTTTTCCGAAAGAAATTACTATCGAGAAATCAAGGCTTATTGAAGATCGCTTTCTTGACCTCTTTATCAATATTTTCAAAGAAGGACAGAAAAAGGGCCAACTGCGCAACGACATAGAACTGATCGTCACCAGCGGTCATTTCTACGCCCTGTACCTCATGGCTCTTTCAGCCTGGTACTCTGGTCGCCTGCATACTGAAGAAGATGTCAACGAATCTCTGGCCTTGTTGATTGAACAGACCCTGATCGGGCTCACGCCACGTTCAGTAGCGCCTTCCTCCTAA
- a CDS encoding efflux RND transporter periplasmic adaptor subunit yields MTSPQPKTLRGKIVWFILKSLPGIFFVMILLVAALLLQQRVNEQKEARKEELKNSTAMEAPPTNVITLELRPTVLRDKITLPGMIEPWAELDLMSKIGGTIEDIEVKEGDHVHKGQLIARAESNDYRIALDSAKAAYALAKADYSRNKTLRSKGISTQANLDEQQSTLIQAKAAVENAELALSRCRITAPIAGLISKLNAEIGMVVNQMMPEPVAKIIQIDRVKAVVAVPEADVSAVRQLKQVGVQIRSLNNVRFQAKVHFLAPAPETLAHAYRLELALDNPEEQILPGMFLQADIVKQTEEQIIAVPLYTVISRNDDEQFVYVVEDGVARKRPVETGFTEGWQILIRSGLEQGEKVIIQGHRTVEDGQKVRVVKELTDLSGFMP; encoded by the coding sequence ATGACCTCACCCCAACCAAAGACCCTGCGAGGAAAAATCGTCTGGTTCATCCTGAAAAGCCTGCCGGGTATCTTCTTCGTCATGATTCTGCTCGTCGCAGCTCTCCTGCTCCAGCAACGGGTTAACGAACAAAAGGAGGCCCGGAAAGAGGAACTGAAAAACTCTACCGCTATGGAAGCGCCACCAACGAACGTTATTACCTTGGAGCTTCGACCAACGGTTCTACGAGATAAAATAACCCTGCCCGGCATGATTGAACCTTGGGCTGAGCTGGACCTGATGTCGAAAATCGGTGGCACCATTGAAGATATCGAGGTGAAGGAAGGAGATCATGTACACAAAGGGCAGCTGATTGCCCGAGCTGAAAGCAATGATTACCGCATCGCCTTAGACTCGGCCAAAGCCGCCTATGCCCTGGCCAAGGCCGATTACTCGCGCAATAAGACCTTGCGCAGCAAGGGGATATCCACCCAAGCCAATCTGGATGAGCAGCAATCAACCCTGATTCAGGCTAAGGCCGCAGTGGAAAATGCCGAATTGGCCCTGTCCCGTTGCCGAATTACGGCCCCTATTGCAGGGCTTATCAGCAAGCTGAATGCGGAAATAGGAATGGTCGTCAACCAGATGATGCCCGAACCTGTTGCGAAAATCATCCAAATCGACAGGGTTAAGGCAGTGGTTGCAGTTCCTGAGGCGGATGTCAGCGCTGTACGCCAACTCAAACAGGTGGGCGTGCAGATTCGTTCATTAAATAATGTTCGTTTTCAGGCCAAGGTCCATTTCCTGGCTCCGGCACCGGAAACCCTGGCCCATGCCTACCGCCTGGAACTCGCCCTGGATAACCCGGAAGAACAGATCCTTCCTGGCATGTTCCTCCAGGCGGATATCGTCAAGCAAACCGAAGAACAGATTATAGCAGTGCCTCTGTACACGGTTATCTCCCGCAACGACGACGAGCAATTTGTTTATGTTGTGGAAGACGGCGTTGCCCGCAAGCGGCCAGTAGAAACCGGCTTTACCGAAGGGTGGCAGATTCTGATCCGTAGCGGCCTTGAGCAGGGCGAAAAAGTCATTATTCAGGGACACCGGACCGTGGAAGATGGACAGAAGGTTCGGGTCGTCAAAGAACTCACTGATCTCAGCGGGTTCATGCCCTGA
- a CDS encoding type II toxin-antitoxin system VapC family toxin has product MISLKEASAYLETALFGVFYYQLITIFRIFGFLQHQMVSHLSQKDQLQDLGGIEILPVIPPHIFALGDLSFHHRDPFDRLLIAQANVEKAVLLSCDSAVQRYPVDIIW; this is encoded by the coding sequence TTGATCAGCCTTAAAGAGGCATCTGCTTATCTGGAAACAGCACTTTTCGGTGTTTTTTACTATCAACTGATAACTATTTTCAGAATTTTTGGTTTTCTACAACACCAAATGGTTAGTCATTTGAGCCAAAAAGATCAATTGCAGGATTTAGGTGGTATTGAGATTCTTCCGGTAATCCCTCCTCACATCTTTGCCTTGGGCGACCTGTCTTTCCATCATCGAGACCCGTTTGATCGACTTCTCATTGCACAGGCTAACGTTGAAAAGGCCGTTCTTCTCAGTTGCGATTCTGCTGTGCAACGATACCCCGTGGATATTATCTGGTGA